The sequence GTAATCCCCTCTTTGGAAAGCTCTTCTACTCTCTTAGCTCCCATTTCGTCTTCAATACCATTTAGAATAACCGTATATCCATCTTGGCCCAACCTCTTTGCTACTTCAAAACCAATGCCTCCTGTTGCTCCTGTTACTATTGCTACTTTACCTGTTTGTTCTTTTCCCATTTTTTATGATTTTTTTATGATTAGATTTTTAATTTTAGTTAGCCGATAGGCTTTATTTCTTTTGCGAAAAAATTGATTGATAAATATCCCAATGGGACAAATACTGCGATCATGATGAAGATCGGTGTATATGAATAATTGTCTGTTATTACAGGGACTAGAAAGTTCATAATGATCACCGAAAAAATTCCGACTGTTCCCCCAAGTCCTGCCAACGAGCCAACAGATTTTCCATCAAACAAGTCGCTAGGAATGGTTTGAATATTGGAAATAACGAATTGAAACCCGAACAATACTACGGCCACAATAGCTACAAATTTCTCTGGAGTATCTCCTGCAAGAATGGTAGCAATCAGGCCTAAGAACATAATAGCGCAACCTACAAGGATGGTCTTTTTCCTTGCTTTGTCTACACTAGCTCCATTGATCATTAAACGCCCAGAAAAGTACCCACCAGAAAGGCTACCAACTGCGGCACCCACGTATGGCACCCATGCCATTAACCCAATTTCTTTTACATTGAACCCGTATACATCGGCTAGATAAATCGGCATCCATCCAACAAAAAGCCACCAGATAGGTTCAACAAAAAACCTAGAAGCCAATACTGCCCAAGATTCACGATGGGACAGAATTTGTTTCATGCTCAGTCCTGGTTTATCTGACTCCTCCTTCTTTTGCTCCATTCCTGCTTTGATGTACTCTCTTTCTTGATCGGTAAT is a genomic window of Marinobacter alexandrii containing:
- a CDS encoding MFS transporter, which produces MKIRGLRWWIIGLVCLATIINYIDRSALAIMWPDISADLGMSKNDYALILNIFLVAYAVGQSLSGKMFDKIGTKIGFVVSITLWGLATALHAFAKGVFSFSFFRILLGLGEAGNWPGAVKSNAEWFPTKERALAQGIFNSGAAMGSIVAPPLIAIVWVAIGWEMTFVLLGLLGLLWVIPWLIFNKALPEKHSWITDQEREYIKAGMEQKKEESDKPGLSMKQILSHRESWAVLASRFFVEPIWWLFVGWMPIYLADVYGFNVKEIGLMAWVPYVGAAVGSLSGGYFSGRLMINGASVDKARKKTILVGCAIMFLGLIATILAGDTPEKFVAIVAVVLFGFQFVISNIQTIPSDLFDGKSVGSLAGLGGTVGIFSVIIMNFLVPVITDNYSYTPIFIMIAVFVPLGYLSINFFAKEIKPIG